Below is a window of Ochotona princeps isolate mOchPri1 chromosome 19, mOchPri1.hap1, whole genome shotgun sequence DNA.
GAATCTGTTAAGATTTTCCTGATTGCTCTGTATTTTATTTGAGGGACTGGCTGAGCCAAAGGGACAGAAATTGTGCCCTTCATTCCCAGCACCTGGCACGATGGTTTTGGTTTATGTATCGTTTTGAGGTTTTTCTATGCTGGTTGTATTTATATTAAACATCTGTTTAGTTCATACATGTGTCTGTGCTGTCTTGCCCCAGCCTGGAGTTTGTCACCGGGAAGTCCTTGCCCCCTGGAGGTGCCCTAAGTCCTGGGCCTGCAGTGTATCTTCTTGGGCTGTACGGTGGGTGATTAGCAGCTCACATCCTCCGTCAGGGCCTGTCCTGAGAAGCTGGCCTCCTGGCAGTGTGCATCCACCTGCCGCCTCAGTCACTGTCGTCCTcgctctcctccccctcctcctgagCCTTGGAACCTTCTTCCTCATCCTTCAGTCCTGCAAAGAAGTCCTCAGCACTCCAGGCCTTGCTGCTCAGGGCACGCAGAGGACCCCCCTTTTTCTTGCGCCGCCGGTAGTCATCCACCACCAAGGCTCGAAGCTGGGCCATGTCCCAAAACTTGAGGCGCTGGTCATGGCCACTGCTGGCCAGGAAACGACCACAGTGGGAGAGGGCCAGGTTCTCCACAGGCTCCCCAGCATGCTGGCCCACGCTGCCTACCACGCGGTTTGGCAGGATGTTCACAGCCCTGCCAAGGGAAAAAACAGTGTTGGAGGGGTTGCTGACTTGCTGGCCTTGCCCTTCCTACAAACCCAGGGGCTGGCCTGTCCCCCCTCACCTGATGATGCCGTCAGTGGAGCCAGCACACAGCAGGCTCTCTGTGACTGGAACCATGCAGTCAATGGACTCAGCTCTCAGGGCAAAGCGGTCACTGGTGGCTCCGAAGCCATTCCAATTGAAGAGGTAGATGGTCCCTTCACTGGAGCCACAGGCCACCTTCTTCCCAAGCTGCAGGCAAACAGGGAAGATGATGATGGGTGGCATCTGAGATCAAGCTCCGAGCATGCGCACAGCCCGATCCCAGCATACTCAGCTGTACTTTCATGAGCGTGACGGAGGTCAGGTCTCCAGACTGGGGCTCCGAGAGCAGCTCGAACCGGCGCCGTTTAATGTTGAAGACACCCAGGCAGCCATCGCCACTGCAGGGAACAGGACGGCAGGCTCAGGCAGAGGCTTCCACAAAGGAAGCCAcagcaggaggggtggggaggggagaggctcaCCTAGCTGTCAGCAGCAGTTTCTTGGCAGGGTCCAGAGCCATGTCAGCAATGTACTCCTCATGCTGTCGCATGTCCATCAGGGGGCCCTCCTTGCGCTGGTCCCAGAGCCGGACCCCGCCTGTGTCATCCCCAGTGGCCAGAACGTTCTCATCGACCAGCAGCAGACTGTTGATCGGAGAACTGGAGAAACACTGACGGCACTTAGGGGATTTCTGTCCCAACAGGGTCCTCCCAGTCCCCACCCTCACCTTCACACAGATGCAGCCTCTCACCCATGAGCCTTGGAAACCCGTTTCTCTAGCCGGCCCTGCTCCACATCAAGGAAGTGGATGGCTTTGTCCTTGGAGACAGTGACAAGTTCTGGGGAGAAAGGCGTGCAGGTTACAGTGCTGTCCACTGCCTCCTCTCCATGGCCACACTGCTGGCTGCCCACCCCTTACTCACTCTGCCCATCCTCAGAGAAGACGACAGCACGGCAGGACTTGAGGTGGTGACCCGAGGACCAGAGCTCCTTGGTTTCTCCTTCTTGGCAAGAGTAGGAGAacctgggcagggggaggggaagcgTGGAGTACAGATCCAGCAGAAACCCCACCAGCCTGCCCCCTCTGTGGGTGTTCCCGCTCGCACATCTCCAAGCCCCCCATAAGCACATGGTCCATTTTCCCCTGGTCAGTGAGTTCACATTACATCTTGTTTTCATTCACTATGCAGAAAGTGAGTAAGGTTAACTAAGTTTTAACTCCAATGCTGTGAAGCAGTACACATTCAGTAGAAACTCCTGGCCCTGTTTTGCCCTAGCTATATACACTAAGGAACTGGAACTGCTCGGCAGTGGCAGCTGGTACTCGGTAGTGTGCTGTGTTGCTAAGCTACAGTGTTTGCTGGGTCAGGTACATTAAATGAgctatttagggcccggcggcgtggcctagcagctaaagtccttgccttgaaagccccgggatcccatatgggcgccggttctaatcccagcagctccacttcccatccagctccctgcttgtggcctgggaaagcagtcgaggacggcccaatgcattgggacactacacccgcggtgggagacccggaagaggttcctggttcccggcatcggatcagcgcgcattggcctgttgcggctcacttggggagtgaatcatcggacggaagatcttcctctctgtctctcctcctctgtgtatatctggctgtaataaaaatgaataaatctttttaaaaaaaatgagctatTTAAAATTTGAGTGTAAGTCCATTCTGTCTAGGGAACACCTGTACGTTAACTCAAGGCACATTTGctaagtacttttttttaaaggacatttatttgaaagagagagagaaagacaaagcagTTCTTCCATGCGCtatttcattccccacatggtcacaatagccagggctggccaggacaAAACTAGGAGCcttgaattccatccaggtctcccactgctccttcccaggcacacagcagggagctggatcagaagtggagcagctgagacttgaattggcCCTCATGTGAGATGTAAGCTTTACAGGAGGCAGTTTAACCTGCTACCCTACAGCGCTGGCCTCTCAGAGCACTTTGTCACCACCAAAATTTTCATCCCTGAATGCCCCAActagggcctgtgttgtggcgTAGCAGATAAAGCGActgcttacaatgctggcatcccatataggcaccagttcaaaacGAGGCTCCTCcacttcaattcagctccctgctaatgctcctggcaaagcagcagcagaaggtccGAGTGCTTGGGGCCTTTGCACCTACATGATTTGATCCAAACTGCtcacttcagcctagcccagtcctccctgtggcagccatctggggagtgaactaaaggAAAATACCTTCCTCTGACTCTGTGTAACTCTCTTAATTGTAAAAAGGGTGGGCACCCAgcacggtagcatagtggctaaaatcctcaccttacatgtactgggatcccatatgggttccagttcatatcctggctgctccacttcccatccagctccctgcctgttgcctgggaaagcagtcgaggatgggtccaggcctagggaccctgcacctgtgtgggggaccaggaagagactcctggctcctagcttcaaattggctcagttctggccattgtggccacttggggagtgaatcagcggatggaagatcttccctctctgtctctcctcttctctgtatatctgactttccgacaaaaataaataaaactttaaaaaaaaaatgtggggttCCGTCACCCAGGTGGTCactcaggttcctggctccagcttgccaCTGCCTAACtattttaggcatttggggaattaactagcaaacagaagacctctgtctttcaaatggatttttaaaaataaaacatctgggGGCCTGGCgtggcggcctagtggctaaagtcctcgccttgaatgtacaggaatcccatatgggtgctggttctaatcctggcaaccctgcttcccatccagttgaggacggcccaaagccttgggatcttgcacctgtgtgggagacctggaggaagttcctggctcctgatttcacttggggaataagtcatcagacagaagatctacctgtctctcctcctctctgtatatttgactttcatatatatttatacgtatacgtatatgaatgaatgaacaaacagaaCAGGGGTGAGTGTAATAgctcagcaagctaatctgccaccctgtggcaccagtagGCATCCAGTATGGGTACTAGTTTATGTCTttgctgccctacttcccatccaactccctgctgtggcctgggcaagcagttgaggaccgcccaaagccttgggcactgcacctgcatgggagacccagcagaaactcctagctttggatcggctcagctctggctgttgtggccacttgaggagtaaccagcaaatagaagaatCCTGTACATAGAGGTGAGGGTAGAGATGTTGAAAACTCAGGAAAATGGAAGGGAAAAGGGCTTCCCAAACAGAAAGACTAGCAAATGTAGAGGAGTTGAGCTCCACTAAAgtgacagaagccaagaagccaggGGCCTTCGGAGCCTATTTCAGGACCCAGAAGTTGCAAGATGTCTTCTGGTCTTGCTGCTAGGGCTGGTCACGCTGGTCCTGCTACTGTGTTCTCCTTTCGCTTAACAGATCTGACCAGGAGAGGGGAGTGTCCTGCGCCGTTCATCTCCCCTTCCGGCCCAGGGCGACCCCGCACCCGCTCCGCCCACTCACACGAACACGTCCCCGTCCACGTCTCCGGCCGCCAGCAGGTCGCGGGAAGGATGGAACGCCAGCCCGCTGGCCGGCGCCTCTAGCACGATGTCTTCCGGGGCGTCCCGGATCCGGGCCCGGGCTTCGGTGGAGTCGGAGTCCTCCCCGTCACTGCCGTCCCCCGCAGGCCTGTCCTCACTCGGGCCGTCCATGCTCCGCCGAGCCTCGAGCGGCGCCTCGGGCAGGGGAGCCGGCGCCGCCAGGAGCCGCGCCGCCCTCACAGCACCGCTTCTGCGTTGGCGCGCGGGGCCGGAAGCGTCGCCAGGCGTTTCCGGGAGAGGCGGGTCGGCCGCTGGGGCGCACATGGGCCGAGAGGCGGCCCGGTTAAAGCGGTACTGCAGTGAACCGCTCCTTGCTTCTGAGTCGGGGACTGCGCTGAAGGGACTCACCCCTAACTGAGGAGGACTTAGTGCATTCGGGATGGGAGAAGGGAACTCACTGGCAGCGGGGGGTCCCTCAGAGCGCCGCTGTCCCTGCCCGGCATACTTGTGCCCAAACAGCAGCGCCCTGAGCCTGTCCCTGCACTCTACCTCCACGCTGTCAGGCCACACCGTCTGGCAATGCCAGAGCTTCCGGGGAACTCctcggctgtggatctgaaggtGTCCGCTTCCCAAGTTCGGTTTCCCAGGTGGCCGCATGCAGGGTGGCGCGGATGCGCAGCAGCAAGGCGCTCCGTTGCCACTAGAGGGCAGTAAGTGAGATCAGGCCGCAGAGGCTGCGGGTCCCTCAGCTGCCCCGACAAGTTGCTGTGTGGCTTTCAGAGTCCTAGTTGGTCCTTTTTGTAACCAAGCCGAGGGCCATGGTCACTCCTATAAGGTTCAGTAAAGCTTGTAAAAACTCAGTTGTAAGGTGGCAGTCAGGCCACAAGTCTCGCTGTTGGTG
It encodes the following:
- the WDR55 gene encoding WD repeat-containing protein 55, with product MDGPSEDRPAGDGSDGEDSDSTEARARIRDAPEDIVLEAPASGLAFHPSRDLLAAGDVDGDVFVFSYSCQEGETKELWSSGHHLKSCRAVVFSEDGQKLVTVSKDKAIHFLDVEQGRLEKRVSKAHGSPINSLLLVDENVLATGDDTGGVRLWDQRKEGPLMDMRQHEEYIADMALDPAKKLLLTASGDGCLGVFNIKRRRFELLSEPQSGDLTSVTLMKLGKKVACGSSEGTIYLFNWNGFGATSDRFALRAESIDCMVPVTESLLCAGSTDGIIRAVNILPNRVVGSVGQHAGEPVENLALSHCGRFLASSGHDQRLKFWDMAQLRALVVDDYRRRKKKGGPLRALSSKAWSAEDFFAGLKDEEEGSKAQEEGEESEDDSD